CTACATTATCTGGACGAGTGGACGTAGTGCCCATCACTTGAGTCTGGCATCACAGAAAATTAGAACAAGTTGGGGGGAATTCTTTCAATAATACGCATCTGACAAACTAAACAAAATGCCAAATCAGTTTTAAAACCCCAAGGATTTACATGTAGCATCAATTGCCAGCCATGTTATGGATCGGGTAAACACAGGGTGTTCACATGGATAACTTTctgtatatgttttttttttttttttgcatctataAATACCTTAGCTCCTCCAGTGCTTTACCACATCAAAAACACACAATTTTCTTAAATCCTCGTCTGCACAGCTTATCTCACAGTACGCACTAAGATTACCAGCTTTAGAATCGTACTACATATATCAGCAAATGGCGGCTTTAACATCAACTGTGCTCTTCTTGTCTCTAAACCTACTGttctttactttggtgacttcaGCTTATGCTTCATGCCCACCACCACCAAAGAGTACAATACCTAAACGACCTCCAACTTATACACCACCAAAAACCAACCCATCCCCGAAATTCCCAGTACCATCGACAAAGCCTATTCTTTGCCCAAGGGATACCTTAAAACTGGCTGCTTGCGCTGATGTGTTAAATGGTGTTGTACACCTTATTGTTGGAACACCACCTAACACTCCTTGTTGCAGCCTCATTAATGGTTTGGTTGATCTTGAAGCTGCAGTTTGTTTATGCACCGCCCTTAGAGCTCAGGTTTTGGGAATCAACCTTGACGTTTCCGTGGCCCTCAGTTTACTTCTAAATACTTGTGGCAAGAAAGTTCCATATGGTTTCCAATGCGCATAATTTTTTCTATACACTGGCATGAACTGATAAATGCTGGCCTCTTATCCGCTTATTGCTTCTTTGTTTCCCTGGTTCCAACCTTTCGCTTCGTTTGTTTAGATGTGTGTTTTCCCAATGGTCGTTTGTTGTGCCTTTACTTCTTCATGTTTTCCGATTCTGCctgtaatttttaaatttttggttAAATTTGTGATTAATTCAGAAAGATTGCCATCACCTTCTCACATCATTTATGTATTTTCCAAATTCTACCTAAATGCCACTGTGGCCTAAAATCCGTCCCATTGCCAGAATCTACATCGTGACCAAGAATTTGGCACCAGGAGACTACTCTGCCTGCACTTTAGTTTAAAATTTTCCAACTAACTGCTTAATCTAGAAATTGCCCCAACTGAAAAAGTGACTTGTGAGCCTAAAACTGCTCTTTGATCCAAAACTGCATTTTTGACCTGAAAGATGCATTGTGATCAAAAAAATTTAACCTGAACCCAAAAATTATCTCGTAACCTGATATCTGTTACTGGGGCTAAATTTTTGTTTTATGACCCTCCAAAAACTGCCCTAAATCCATCATTGAACCCCAAAGTATGACACCCATGACCGAAAGTCATACTTTTACCTCTTACTTTTCCCTATAACGGAAATGTCTCGCGACTCCAAATTTGCATTGTCCAAAATGTAAATCTACCAAGTGCTGAGAAATTTGCATTGTAACTAATATATCTGATCTCAAGTCATAGTATGTTTGCACCACAAAATCTGACTCTTGACAACAGCTATCAAGGCTGGGCCAATTTATTTTTCCAGGCCGAGCAGCCTAGGCCTGATCCTTGAATACACATACCGTGAAGATGCTTCACATGCTGGGTAGGGCATCTCTACCCAAAACATCTTTCCATTCTACTTGGGAAAATAGGACTTATCTTTTCTGTTCTCAAATAAGAAGGTTGCTAGACTTTATGTATTTGGTTGTTTCAATTTTTCTCTGATTTTAGGAACTGGGACCAATGACTATCACAAATCAGAATCAATACCTATGAAATTTTACAGAAGAACTACAACAATTGAGCTCTGACCTCGGGAAAAAAgcaaaaaataaacacaagacaCCAGCTATCAAGGTTTTCACCAACAAAAACGGCATCAGCATGCCTCGGTTTTTTAGCCAGATAAAAATAGGTTGACCAACAACATTCAGAAAAGTAGCATTTGTTTAACCCTTATTATTAAAAGATTCCAAAAGAACAGTCGCATTTGTTTAACCTTCATTTATTAAAAGACTCCCAAAGAACACCAAGATCAACATTACCTCCTGAAAGTATAATCGCTACATTATTGCAGTCCTTCCAGGCCGGATTTTCCAAGAAAGTGGCAGAAAGGACGGCTGCAAGGCCAATAGCTCCACTGGGCTCCACTGCAACTTTCAGAATCTCATAACACATTCTCATGGCTTCAATTATATCTTTGTCCTCCACCGTAATCACATCATCCACAAAATCTCTGATTATTGGCCTGCATTGTCCAGAAAGAGCATAATAATATGAATACATAactatccatttaaaattattcTATGCATCACAATGACTCAGCCGAAGAACTTACAGACTATTAAAAGTCCCTTTTTTCAGCAATGTCAATTATCCAAAACAACAAAATCTTAAAACTAGTGAATTCCGAAGAAGCAGAAAACATGCAAAAGCCATTCTGACACAAATTCTCCGTGCCAATACTAATTAATGGAAATGCATTCTTGTCGTCACGCAGTAGCTAATCACTAGCATCGTTTACAGCATTTAAAAGATATaatgttacaaaccgaacttTCCTCAATCCAGAAAACATCTATATAGCCCTGTGGAGGTGGCCaatcaaaactccccaccttgcTCTGATGATATTTCCTCAGTCAGAGCAGTATGTACACCTTTAGCCCAGATGATTTAAATTTCTAAATCCTTAGAAGACAGAACCTTCCATGTCCCTAACAAAATCCATTCCAGAAACATTCCCACCAGCGACGGAAGTAGGATCTAAGGTTAAGTGACCTAAAACAGTAGGATGGGctaaaaaaatccccaaaaatccctTTCAAAATTTAACTTTTGGGTTGGATATAGAATTTTAGGGGTggctgggggatgctcactgatTCCCACCAACGAAGAAATACGTGTCTCGTGGTTGGGAGCTTAGAGGACTTCACACATATTTTTTACAAAGAgggaaattttagggtttctattcAAAGAGATTATAGGACCTGTAGGCATTTTATCCCTAAACTCCATGTTTCCAATTCCATATTTCAACTTAAGGCTCTGCTAGGTTTTCCCGCTTCCATGACCCTACAGCTTACCATGTTAGACCCACTATTGGTAAACTGTATTAACTATGTACCACTATTTTACTCGTAACTGCACGATAAAATAGATAATCCTAACCACATGTGTAATGTTTTCAGCCTAAATTAGTCGGTCAGTAAGGACATCCAGTGCATGCATAATGCATATGAAGCTGTTACTTGAGCTGTAACTAACAAGTTCCGTGAGGATTGGCAAATTCAAGACGAAAAATAACAAGCATTTGGGGCCTGACCCTGCATTTGTAACTTGGTTAAACCAAACCCATCGAGATAGCTATACATTCCTATGGCAGAAAGTGAGAGATTGTTACACCTACTCTAAGTCTGATTTCTACATGATATGCTAAAacgaaaaatgaaaaacaaaaattttagcCGTGCAACAAACTATGGTTGATGTGTTGTGGTCTTTGCCACCCTAACCCCTCCTTCATTGTCTTGTTTGTGACTCACTAACACAAAATAGTTCAAAGAGGTCAAAAGGGCTCAACAGACTACTAAATGACCAAAATTTGCTAATTATGTGAAGGAATAAGGATGGTTAGACCCTTAGTTCGCAAGAGCATGGGCCAACACGCCTAAACTTGGTCTGTTCAAACAACTGTTAATCCAATTCTCCAATGTGCCTAACAGGAGATGCTCTTAAAGTAACTAATCTTTATGATGTAAAAGATGTGTAACCTCACATGCAAATAAATAACCCTGCTACGCAGAACATTATTGCCGCAACAAGCAAAATTCAATAGTTTCAGCTGTGCTTAAGCACCCAAAAATTCTAATCCTAAGAATTTAGAGTCACTTGGTTCCAATGTTTTTAAAACTCCATGTACACCTGATCAGCCAAGAAGTTTTTCCTAAAAAATAATAGTTGTAAGAGCAAAGAACCCAAGATGGCTTTTAATGCAATAACaggaaaaatcaaaaaattacttTCACTACTTTGGATATGTATGAAACCAAATCAAATGGTGATGGTATAAACGCTGTTTTGAAAGAGTTGATGTATGGTAATTAGATAGCTAGTCTCATCAATATTATCAGGGGCATGAGAAAAAACAAGAATTAAGAACTTATGACAAGGTCTGGATAATGGTACTATCTAGTACAGATAGCTTTTTCATCAGTACGTTACAATGAGTGCCAAGAGTAATCATGTTGGAAAACAGTGAGAATTAAGTCCTCAAGCAGCTAGCGAATTCAGCTAACTAGCTAAGCTTAGGGTTTTCTGACCTAGGATTTTCTGACCTATTTATTGAGAGATCTATGGATCAGAGACTTACCATGTCAGATCACCAAGAAAAGCTCGCAATCCGTCGGCAATGGTGTTGGTCTGAGGAAGTGTTACAATCTCGCCAGCTGCCATGGACAGAGCAGCATCATTGGCACCCCTTGGTTCAGCAGCCAAAATCCGAATCTTAGGGTTGATCGACTTGGCAGCCAATGCAACTCCTGATATCAGACCACCTCCTAAACAAATTTTGATGATTTCAGAAAGAATTTAGAAAGAAACAACATTATgcaaaatttaagaaaaaaaaaataataaaaataataataaaaaaattgtgACGACAATCTGAACTTTAGAAACAGATTTACTGACCGCTTATAGGGACAATTATGGTGTCAATCTGAGGGATCTGCTCCAGCAGCTCCAATGATATCGTTCCCTGCCCACTACCAAAACACATAAATACTGTCATAACGTAATTCTTGACTGTAGTAATAGTGGGAGAACTGTTTGGTTTTCCTTGGTCCAGATAATCAATTTCGGGTAACGAATAACGATCATCCAGCTAACTATGGGGCAGGCAGATACCAAAGTGAAAATAGAAACTGAAAGAAGTAGTAAGAAGCCTCGaaatacctcaaaaaaaaaattctgaactcGTACTTATGGCAaagaaaatttattttgatgtATCTGCCTTACCAGGTGCAGTTTTGCGCCCTGGAGTAGGTTCAGTATTCTAGGAAACAGAATATCAAGCGTAAAAGCCTAAAACTAATTCACAGAGtcttaatgaagaaaattaaaaaggTTAAGAGAAATATTTTTGAGCAACCAAAGATTCCTTAAACATGCATGCATAATATTAGTCAGATTTGGATCCGGGGTTTATGACTGATATGAAATTATTTGGGAATGAGACATGCAAGATGTGAAATGTGAAAGAAAACATTGCCACTGAGAAAACAGTCAGTGGTGCGCAGACACATTACTTATTCAAAAATGGAACACAAAGGCCATCACTCTGGAAGCAACAAGATGTGCTCCACCCTTGTTACATAGACCAAGTGCCTGGTGATAAAAGAAAATAAGTTTCTGAAGATTTTGCACAGTTGAAAGATTTATAGCTAACTTAAGGAAATTTACACCCAGCTTTCTTACTTGAATTCTCTAAGAGTTATTTAGAAGGATTAGTCGCCGATGCCCATTGGTAAATCAGAGCTTCGATAGAAGGACAAGAATAATTGGTTACCATGTGCTACTAGAACATAAGacataaaaaaaatgaacaaTTATATTTAAATATGGTAAAGGAATTAGTAATTTCGCCATTCTTCAGTTGGCGAAAAGAACCTAAAATGCAGAATTTAATAGATTTTTATCAGCTCTATCTGGAAAACATTGGAGCATTATATGAAAGTTTTTTGTAAAGGTTACATTTACACCCACAGAAGTGTGATAGTGAAGAAGCTAGGAATTTGTACTTGAGCTATCATATGCCAAAACACAGAATATACAATAAAAAGTCCAGAAATTACCTTATGATGCGCCCATCGTTAAACGGATGAACAAGAACAGCTCCGGTTTCTTGCAGGACGTTATTAGCAACAGACTCTCTTGATTGCATTGTGGCATCACTCCAAATGAC
This DNA window, taken from Papaver somniferum cultivar HN1 chromosome 3, ASM357369v1, whole genome shotgun sequence, encodes the following:
- the LOC113362075 gene encoding 14 kDa proline-rich protein DC2.15-like; protein product: MAALTSTVLFLSLNLLFFTLVTSAYASCPPPPKSTIPKRPPTYTPPKTNPSPKFPVPSTKPILCPRDTLKLAACADVLNGVVHLIVGTPPNTPCCSLINGLVDLEAAVCLCTALRAQVLGINLDVSVALSLLLNTCGKKVPYGFQCA
- the LOC113362076 gene encoding serine racemase isoform X1, which gives rise to MEVTNKLESGNYAADISSIKEAQQRINPFIHKTSVLSSDTLNSISGRKLFFKCECFQKGGAFKFRGACNAIFSLKDEQAANGVVTHSSGNHAAAVSLAAKLRGIPAHIVIPKNAPKCKVENVRRYGGNVIWSDATMQSRESVANNVLQETGAVLVHPFNDGRIISGQGTISLELLEQIPQIDTIIVPISGGGLISGVALAAKSINPKIRILAAEPRGANDAALSMAAGEIVTLPQTNTIADGLRAFLGDLTWPIIRDFVDDVITVEDKDIIEAMRMCYEILKVAVEPSGAIGLAAVLSATFLENPAWKDCNNVAIILSGGNVDLGVLWESFNK
- the LOC113362076 gene encoding serine racemase isoform X2; protein product: MFSEGVRMMFIRGEGGAFKFRGACNAIFSLKDEQAANGVVTHSSGNHAAAVSLAAKLRGIPAHIVIPKNAPKCKVENVRRYGGNVIWSDATMQSRESVANNVLQETGAVLVHPFNDGRIISGQGTISLELLEQIPQIDTIIVPISGGGLISGVALAAKSINPKIRILAAEPRGANDAALSMAAGEIVTLPQTNTIADGLRAFLGDLTWPIIRDFVDDVITVEDKDIIEAMRMCYEILKVAVEPSGAIGLAAVLSATFLENPAWKDCNNVAIILSGGNVDLGVLWESFNK